A section of the Gloeocapsa sp. DLM2.Bin57 genome encodes:
- a CDS encoding SulP family inorganic anion transporter, translated as MQITNLIHFRNIKGDIFGGITAAVVALPMALAFGVASGAGAGAGLWGAVLVGFFAALFGGTPTLISEPTGPMTVVMTAIIAELTLTAETPEKGMAMAFTVVMLAGLFQVLFGLLRLGKYITMMPYTVISGFMTGIGVILIILQTAPFLGQASPKGGVIGTLQNLPNLIANINPVETGLALMTLGILFFMPAKFKKFVPPQLVALIIGTAVSLLFFSNVDIRRIGEIPTGWPSLQVPTFGASQFRLMVVDALVLGMLGCIDALLTSVVADSLTRTEHNSDKELIGQGLGNIASGLFGGIAGAGATMGTVVNIQSGGRTALSGISRSLILLVVVLWAAPLTASIPLAVLAGIAFKVGINIMDWQFLKRVHRISWKAAAIVYGVIGLTVFVDLIAAVGVGVFIANVLTIDKLSELRSKSVKTITDADDEIVLTPEERQILNVAKGRILLFHLSGPMIFGVAKAISRQHNAINQYDVLILDLSEVPLLGVTSSLAIENAVGEAVDNGRQVFIVGAGGKVKRRLESLGISNLIPPQNWLGDRLVALQHSLAIIREIESQPYDIAPLSKGTGNPATGNS; from the coding sequence ATGCAGATAACCAATTTAATACACTTTAGAAACATCAAGGGTGATATATTTGGCGGAATCACAGCAGCGGTAGTAGCTTTACCCATGGCTTTAGCCTTCGGGGTAGCTAGTGGTGCGGGTGCGGGTGCAGGTTTATGGGGTGCGGTGTTAGTAGGCTTTTTTGCAGCCCTATTTGGGGGAACACCGACGCTAATTTCTGAACCCACAGGACCAATGACAGTGGTAATGACAGCGATTATTGCTGAGTTAACCCTAACAGCAGAAACTCCTGAGAAAGGTATGGCGATGGCTTTCACAGTAGTCATGCTAGCGGGATTATTTCAGGTGTTGTTTGGCTTGTTACGGTTGGGTAAATACATCACGATGATGCCCTATACCGTTATTTCAGGGTTTATGACGGGTATTGGTGTCATACTTATTATACTACAAACAGCACCTTTTTTAGGACAAGCTAGCCCTAAGGGTGGGGTAATAGGAACTCTGCAGAATTTACCTAATTTAATAGCGAACATTAATCCAGTAGAGACGGGATTAGCTTTAATGACTTTGGGTATCCTGTTTTTTATGCCGGCTAAATTCAAGAAATTTGTCCCACCCCAATTAGTAGCTTTAATCATTGGTACAGCGGTTTCTTTATTATTTTTCAGTAACGTAGATATCCGTCGTATTGGGGAGATTCCTACTGGTTGGCCCTCTCTACAAGTACCTACTTTTGGTGCTAGTCAGTTTAGACTGATGGTTGTTGATGCTCTAGTTTTAGGAATGCTAGGTTGTATCGATGCTTTGTTAACCTCAGTAGTAGCTGATAGTTTGACTCGTACTGAGCATAATTCTGATAAAGAGTTAATCGGTCAAGGTTTGGGTAACATAGCTTCTGGTTTGTTTGGTGGTATCGCCGGTGCTGGTGCTACTATGGGTACGGTAGTTAATATTCAATCTGGTGGACGTACCGCTTTATCTGGTATATCACGTTCTTTAATCTTGTTGGTGGTAGTGCTTTGGGCTGCACCTTTAACGGCGAGTATTCCTCTAGCAGTCTTAGCGGGTATCGCTTTTAAGGTTGGTATCAATATTATGGATTGGCAATTTCTGAAAAGAGTCCACCGTATCTCTTGGAAAGCAGCGGCTATTGTCTATGGTGTAATTGGTTTGACTGTCTTTGTGGATTTAATCGCTGCTGTGGGTGTAGGTGTATTTATCGCTAACGTGTTAACCATCGATAAACTCTCAGAATTGCGCTCTAAATCGGTTAAAACTATTACTGATGCTGATGATGAGATTGTCTTAACTCCTGAAGAAAGACAAATACTCAATGTAGCTAAAGGTCGTATTCTTTTATTCCATTTGAGTGGTCCGATGATTTTTGGAGTAGCTAAAGCGATCTCTCGTCAACATAACGCTATTAATCAGTATGACGTCTTGATTTTAGATTTAAGCGAAGTTCCTCTATTGGGTGTAACTTCTTCTTTAGCGATTGAAAATGCTGTTGGTGAAGCCGTAGATAATGGTCGTCAGGTGTTTATCGTTGGCGCAGGTGGTAAGGTTAAACGCCGTTTAGAAAGTTTGGGGATTAGTAACCTTATCCCTCCTCAGAATTGGTTGGGCGATCGCTTGGTAGCTTTACAACATAGTTTAGCGATTATCAGGGAGATAGAATCACAACCTTACGATATAGCGCCACTTTCCAAGGGAACTGGAAACCCCGCAACTGGGAACAGTTAG
- the secG gene encoding preprotein translocase subunit SecG, whose product MQAEQLVQIIWAISALLLIVMVLLHSPKGDGIGGIGGQAQLFTSAKSAETSLNRITWVLAAIFISLSIILSAGWLR is encoded by the coding sequence ATGCAAGCAGAACAACTCGTTCAAATTATCTGGGCTATTTCAGCCCTATTGCTGATAGTCATGGTCTTACTACACAGTCCTAAAGGAGATGGTATCGGTGGAATTGGAGGACAAGCACAATTGTTTACTAGTGCTAAAAGTGCCGAAACTAGTCTTAACCGCATTACCTGGGTTTTAGCTGCTATATTCATTAGTTTAAGCATTATTTTGAGCGCAGGTTGGCTACGTTAA
- a CDS encoding peptidase: protein MVQGKEYPTLGVHALPPTLGAWVIDSNQGDYFEEVKVIPVVEYLIWSQFPVRVYLEGGNDLWNEGVVQAIASWGEYLPLTQIEEESEADIIIKRSPPSPKIERNPHTGLLEITRARAGLTTYKLYLNQGILSHRMLIEINPGQNQQAVIATLTHELGHALGIWGHSQVATDALFYAQSQQFSGISPRDINTLKKIYQQPTALGWIQSIEIEGSNSHPQP from the coding sequence ATGGTTCAAGGGAAGGAATACCCGACCCTTGGGGTTCATGCTTTACCCCCTACTCTGGGAGCATGGGTGATTGATTCAAACCAGGGGGATTATTTTGAAGAGGTTAAAGTTATTCCCGTTGTCGAATATTTAATCTGGTCACAATTTCCCGTCAGAGTTTATCTAGAAGGGGGAAATGACCTCTGGAATGAAGGAGTTGTTCAGGCGATCGCTTCTTGGGGAGAATATTTACCCCTAACTCAAATAGAAGAGGAATCAGAAGCCGATATTATCATTAAGCGATCGCCTCCTAGTCCTAAAATTGAGCGTAACCCCCATACAGGTTTATTAGAGATTACCCGAGCTAGAGCAGGTCTTACTACATATAAACTCTATCTTAACCAAGGTATTCTCTCTCATCGTATGCTCATCGAGATTAATCCAGGACAAAATCAGCAAGCAGTTATTGCCACTCTTACCCATGAATTAGGACACGCTTTAGGTATTTGGGGACACAGTCAAGTAGCTACTGACGCTTTATTTTACGCTCAATCTCAGCAGTTTTCGGGTATTTCCCCTAGGGATATTAATACTTTAAAAAAAATCTACCAACAACCTACCGCTTTAGGTTGGATTCAATCTATAGAGATAGAGGGTAGCAACTCCCACCCTCAACCCTAA
- a CDS encoding photosystem I reaction center subunit XII, with product MRMFKVTACVPSQTRIRTQRELQNTYFTKLVPYENWFTEQQRIMKMGGKIVKVELATGKPGTNTGLL from the coding sequence ATGCGTATGTTTAAGGTAACCGCTTGTGTTCCAAGTCAAACCAGAATCCGTACTCAAAGAGAGTTACAAAATACTTATTTTACTAAGCTCGTTCCCTATGAGAATTGGTTCACTGAACAACAAAGAATTATGAAAATGGGCGGTAAAATTGTTAAAGTTGAACTGGCAACTGGTAAACCAGGCACTAATACTGGACTTTTATAA
- the apcB gene encoding allophycocyanin subunit beta has protein sequence MQDAITSVINSADVQGKYLDSTALDKLKSYFQTGQLRVRAASVISANAATIVKEAVAKSLLYSDVTRPGGNMYTTRRYAACIRDLDYYLRYATYAMLAGDPSILDERVLNGLKETYNSLGVPISSTVQAIQAMKEVTASLVGPDAGKEMGVYFDYISSGLS, from the coding sequence ATGCAAGACGCTATTACCTCTGTTATTAACAGTGCTGACGTACAAGGTAAATACCTTGATTCCACAGCTCTAGATAAGCTAAAAAGCTATTTCCAAACTGGTCAATTACGAGTTCGTGCTGCTAGCGTAATCAGCGCTAATGCTGCTACCATCGTTAAAGAAGCTGTAGCTAAATCTTTACTATACTCTGATGTGACTCGTCCCGGTGGCAATATGTACACCACTCGTCGTTACGCAGCTTGTATCCGCGACTTAGATTACTATCTACGTTACGCTACCTACGCTATGTTAGCAGGAGATCCTTCTATCCTAGATGAGCGCGTACTCAATGGTTTAAAAGAAACCTATAACTCTTTAGGTGTACCTATCTCTTCTACCGTGCAAGCTATCCAAGCGATGAAAGAAGTAACCGCTAGCTTAGTAGGTCCTGATGCTGGTAAAGAAATGGGCGTTTACTTTGATTACATCAGCTCTGGCTTAAGCTAG
- a CDS encoding allophycocyanin, whose product MSIVTKSIVNADAEARYLSPGELDRIKAFVTGGESRLRIAQTLTESRERIIRQAGDQLFQKRPDVVSPGGNAYGEEMTATCLRDMDYYLRLITYGIVAGDVTPIEEIGLVGVREMYKSLGTPIEAVAQSVREMKDVAIGQMSADDASEAGAYFDYVIGAMQ is encoded by the coding sequence ATGAGTATCGTCACGAAGTCAATCGTGAATGCTGATGCTGAAGCTCGCTATCTCAGCCCCGGTGAACTAGATAGAATCAAAGCATTTGTAACAGGTGGTGAAAGCCGTTTACGCATCGCCCAAACTTTAACCGAATCTCGCGAAAGAATCATTAGACAAGCAGGCGATCAACTATTCCAAAAACGTCCTGATGTAGTTTCTCCTGGTGGAAACGCTTACGGCGAAGAAATGACCGCTACCTGTCTTCGTGATATGGACTACTACCTACGTCTTATTACTTATGGTATCGTAGCAGGAGATGTAACTCCTATCGAAGAAATCGGCTTAGTAGGTGTTCGTGAAATGTACAAATCTCTAGGTACTCCTATTGAAGCGGTAGCTCAAAGTGTACGTGAGATGAAAGATGTAGCGATCGGTCAAATGTCCGCTGACGACGCATCAGAAGCGGGAGCATACTTTGACTACGTTATTGGAGCTATGCAGTAA